A genomic stretch from Chitinophaga agri includes:
- a CDS encoding amidohydrolase family protein — protein sequence MKRSLLTYITALSCSAVMAQETIYPAPSQAKPVYLTNATIHVGNGQVIEKGSLSFVNGKITAVGSDLPTPATDVKVIDLQGKHVYPGIIAPLTTVGLTEVEAVRSTNDFSEVGEINPSVRSLVAYNTDSKVINTLRSNGILLVQVTPEGGMIPGSSSVVQLDAWNWEDAVVKADGAIHFYMPSLLPPPAAAGRFSITKDRAEEFAEKTGKVRAFLNEAKAYLAEDKHAAVNLKFEAVRKLFSRQQKLFIHCNLVKEMLVAVDFAKEYNIDVVIAGGADSWMITDVLKQHNIAVVLAQPHSLPVMQDDDVDQPYKTAAQLQQAGVLFCLSNEGFWQQRNLPFEAGTASTYGLSKEEALAAVTLNTAKILGIDKVTGSLEAGKDANITISTGDLLDMRSSVVTQAFIQGREVNLDNKHKQLYERYKYKYGLK from the coding sequence ATGAAACGTAGTTTATTAACTTATATCACCGCACTTTCCTGCTCTGCTGTTATGGCACAGGAAACCATCTATCCGGCGCCATCGCAGGCAAAGCCGGTCTACCTGACCAACGCCACGATACATGTGGGTAACGGACAGGTGATAGAGAAAGGTTCATTGTCTTTTGTCAATGGTAAGATCACTGCTGTGGGGAGTGATCTGCCGACACCAGCGACCGATGTAAAAGTGATCGATCTTCAGGGAAAACATGTTTATCCTGGTATTATCGCTCCGCTGACAACGGTAGGTCTTACCGAAGTAGAAGCTGTACGTTCTACCAATGATTTCAGTGAAGTAGGAGAGATCAATCCTTCTGTACGTTCACTGGTGGCTTATAATACGGATTCCAAAGTGATCAACACCCTGCGTTCCAATGGCATACTGCTGGTACAGGTAACGCCAGAGGGTGGGATGATTCCGGGTTCCTCTTCTGTTGTGCAGCTGGATGCCTGGAACTGGGAAGATGCGGTTGTCAAGGCTGATGGTGCTATCCATTTTTATATGCCAAGCTTACTGCCTCCTCCTGCGGCGGCAGGCCGTTTCTCCATTACTAAAGACAGGGCAGAAGAATTTGCAGAGAAGACGGGTAAGGTACGTGCCTTCCTGAACGAGGCAAAGGCCTATCTGGCAGAAGACAAACACGCTGCTGTCAACCTGAAGTTTGAAGCAGTACGCAAACTGTTCAGCAGGCAGCAAAAGTTGTTCATACATTGTAACCTGGTAAAAGAGATGCTGGTAGCTGTCGATTTTGCCAAGGAATATAATATTGACGTGGTAATTGCTGGTGGAGCTGATTCCTGGATGATCACAGATGTGCTGAAACAGCATAATATCGCAGTCGTACTGGCGCAGCCTCATAGTCTGCCGGTTATGCAGGATGACGATGTTGACCAACCTTACAAGACGGCTGCACAACTGCAACAGGCCGGGGTACTTTTCTGTCTGAGTAATGAAGGTTTCTGGCAACAGCGTAATCTGCCTTTTGAAGCAGGTACCGCAAGCACTTATGGTCTTTCAAAAGAAGAAGCACTGGCAGCGGTGACGTTGAATACTGCTAAGATATTAGGTATCGACAAGGTTACCGGTTCCCTGGAAGCTGGTAAGGATGCCAATATCACGATCAGTACAGGTGATCTGCTGGATATGCGCAGTAGTGTGGTTACCCAGGCGTTTATTCAGGGACGGGAAGTTAATCTCGATAATAAACACAAACAGTTATATGAGCGTTATAAATATAAGTACGGACTGAAATAG
- a CDS encoding pyridoxamine 5'-phosphate oxidase family protein, with protein MATILKREEAIKKVSDLINDVRVCMLTTIDEHGHVISRPMATVDVDKDGNVWFFSNEYSGKVTQISENNELNLIYSHPGQNTYLNIFGIGSIIIDREKMKQLWTPTVNAWFPDGIDDPKLCLLKVDTKQAWFWDNSSSKMVIFFNMLTSIIRGTRFKEGEQGTLDIE; from the coding sequence ATGGCAACAATCCTCAAACGAGAAGAGGCTATTAAAAAGGTATCTGACCTTATCAACGATGTGCGGGTATGTATGCTGACAACCATAGATGAGCACGGACATGTGATATCCAGGCCCATGGCGACAGTAGATGTGGATAAAGACGGAAATGTATGGTTTTTTTCAAATGAATATTCCGGAAAAGTGACACAGATATCGGAGAATAATGAGCTAAATCTTATCTATTCTCACCCCGGACAAAATACCTATCTGAACATCTTTGGGATCGGTTCCATCATCATTGACCGTGAAAAAATGAAACAGTTGTGGACTCCCACTGTGAATGCCTGGTTTCCCGATGGTATTGATGACCCCAAACTTTGCTTACTGAAAGTAGATACAAAACAGGCGTGGTTCTGGGATAATTCATCCAGTAAAATGGTTATCTTTTTTAATATGCTGACCTCTATTATCAGGGGAACGCGTTTTAAAGAAGGGGAGCAAGGTACGTTGGATATTGAGTGA
- the tyrS gene encoding tyrosine--tRNA ligase has protein sequence MNLIEELRWRGMVQDIMPGTEEQLLKEMTSAYVGFDPTADSLHIGSLVPILLLVHLQRAGHKPLALVGGATGMVGDPSFKAEERKMLDLDTLAHNQQGIKTQLEKFLDFDPAKPNAAEMVNNFDWFQHISFLDFIRDTGKHITVNYMMSKDSVKRRLEGDSGMSFTEFTYQLIQGYDFYHLYTAKNCKLQMGGSDQWGNIVTGTELIRRKANGEAFAFTCPLLKKADGSKFGKSERGNVWLDPQKTSPYLFYQFWVKTTDEDAKNYIKIFTFLGQEEINELIAAHDQDPGKRQLQKRLAEELTRFVHGDKELDFALKASDLLFRNDTADVLQSLTESQLLEIMDGVPQVEVTAADLEAGKDILSFLAETSILPSKGEARKMIQNNGISINKVKVSAIDKLIDKSLLLNDKYILVQRGKNNYYLVTVK, from the coding sequence ATGAACCTGATAGAGGAATTACGTTGGAGAGGTATGGTGCAGGATATAATGCCGGGCACAGAAGAGCAACTACTGAAAGAAATGACATCTGCATACGTAGGGTTTGATCCTACGGCGGACTCCCTTCATATAGGCAGCCTGGTGCCTATCCTGCTGCTGGTACATTTACAGCGGGCTGGCCACAAGCCATTAGCGCTGGTGGGTGGTGCTACTGGTATGGTTGGCGATCCTTCATTCAAGGCGGAAGAACGCAAAATGCTGGATCTGGACACTCTGGCACATAACCAGCAGGGAATCAAGACACAGCTGGAGAAATTCCTCGACTTCGATCCGGCGAAGCCTAATGCAGCCGAAATGGTGAATAACTTTGACTGGTTCCAGCATATATCCTTCCTGGATTTCATCCGTGATACCGGTAAACATATTACCGTTAACTATATGATGTCCAAGGATTCTGTGAAAAGAAGACTGGAAGGAGACAGCGGTATGTCTTTCACTGAATTCACTTACCAGCTGATCCAGGGTTATGACTTCTACCATCTGTACACTGCTAAAAACTGTAAACTGCAGATGGGTGGTTCTGACCAGTGGGGTAACATTGTTACCGGTACAGAACTCATTCGCCGTAAAGCTAATGGTGAGGCATTTGCCTTTACCTGTCCGCTGCTGAAAAAAGCAGATGGCAGTAAATTCGGTAAATCTGAAAGAGGCAACGTATGGCTGGATCCACAAAAAACGTCTCCATACCTGTTTTATCAGTTCTGGGTAAAAACTACCGACGAAGACGCGAAGAACTATATTAAGATATTCACATTCCTGGGACAGGAGGAGATCAATGAACTGATCGCTGCCCATGACCAGGATCCTGGCAAACGTCAGCTGCAGAAAAGGCTGGCAGAGGAACTGACCCGTTTCGTACATGGTGATAAGGAACTGGATTTTGCCCTGAAGGCATCTGACCTACTTTTCCGTAATGATACCGCTGATGTATTACAGTCTCTGACCGAATCACAGCTGCTGGAGATCATGGATGGAGTACCTCAGGTAGAAGTAACTGCTGCCGACCTGGAAGCAGGAAAAGATATCCTGTCCTTCCTGGCAGAGACCAGCATCCTGCCTAGTAAAGGAGAAGCACGTAAAATGATCCAGAATAACGGTATCAGCATCAACAAGGTAAAAGTAAGTGCCATCGACAAACTGATCGATAAAAGCCTGCTGCTGAATGATAAATATATCCTTGTGCAGAGGGGAAAAAACAACTATTACCTGGTAACAGTGAAGTAA
- a CDS encoding TapB family protein, with amino-acid sequence MKKSLFLIASLLSAVNALFAQDCSSYYYFKKNVEVEMSVLDQKGQPIAKNIHKVLSISKEGGVTVSEFTMITKDGQGNQVSSSKGVYKCTGTEILMDMKKFLPDFSPLKDMKMESNGSALISYPLNMKEGQTLPDGSLQMSGNANGMDMNLECTVTDRKVAAREKVTTGGGSWDCFKITCKMNVIVKMMAMNIPVEMTITQWFAPGFGVVKVRTDKEGSAISIIEVTHVKK; translated from the coding sequence ATGAAAAAGAGCTTGTTTTTGATTGCTTCACTGCTGAGTGCCGTGAATGCATTATTTGCCCAGGATTGTAGCAGCTACTACTATTTTAAGAAGAATGTTGAAGTAGAAATGAGCGTGCTGGACCAAAAAGGACAGCCAATCGCTAAGAATATACACAAAGTCCTGTCTATCAGTAAAGAAGGAGGGGTTACCGTGTCAGAATTTACTATGATCACCAAAGATGGTCAGGGAAACCAGGTATCTTCAAGTAAAGGTGTCTACAAATGTACAGGAACGGAGATCCTGATGGATATGAAAAAATTCCTGCCTGACTTCTCTCCGCTGAAGGATATGAAAATGGAGTCAAACGGTAGTGCACTGATCAGTTATCCGCTCAATATGAAGGAAGGACAAACGCTACCCGACGGTTCATTACAGATGTCCGGCAATGCCAATGGGATGGATATGAACCTCGAGTGTACTGTCACTGATCGTAAAGTAGCGGCCCGTGAAAAGGTGACAACTGGCGGAGGTAGCTGGGATTGTTTTAAAATTACCTGCAAAATGAATGTCATCGTAAAAATGATGGCAATGAACATTCCGGTAGAAATGACTATTACACAATGGTTTGCGCCCGGATTTGGGGTGGTAAAGGTGCGGACGGATAAAGAGGGTAGTGCTATTAGTATAATAGAAGTGACCCATGTAAAGAAATAA
- the rfbD gene encoding dTDP-4-dehydrorhamnose reductase, translated as MKNILVTGANGQLGQAIKKVAADYPEFSFVHTDFNELDITSEEAVRSFFAQQEIHACINCAAYTAVDKAEGDEDTAFKLNFEAVLNLANVCAEYNAQLLHVSTDYVFNGRQNVPYSETDDANPNSIYGSSKLRGEAAAIGSNPATIVLRTSWLYSEFGVNFVKRMRELMQEKDSLNVVFDQTGTPTYAVDLANVMLTVLTKVWNEPGSYGGVYHYSNEGVTSWYDFAVAIRELTNASCTVAPITSDKYPTPAQRPAYSVLNKQKIKDTFGLQIPHWRESLKVCIQQL; from the coding sequence ATGAAAAATATTCTGGTAACCGGTGCTAATGGGCAGCTGGGACAAGCAATAAAAAAAGTGGCTGCGGATTATCCGGAGTTTTCCTTTGTACATACTGACTTCAATGAGCTGGACATCACCAGCGAAGAAGCTGTCCGCAGTTTTTTTGCTCAGCAGGAAATACACGCCTGTATTAACTGCGCAGCTTATACGGCTGTGGATAAGGCAGAAGGAGATGAAGACACTGCTTTCAAACTGAATTTTGAAGCGGTACTGAATCTGGCCAATGTATGCGCTGAATATAATGCACAACTGCTGCATGTTTCTACTGATTATGTATTCAACGGCAGGCAGAATGTGCCTTATTCCGAGACAGATGATGCCAATCCTAACAGCATTTATGGCAGTTCGAAACTACGTGGTGAGGCCGCTGCTATTGGTAGCAACCCGGCGACGATCGTATTGCGTACATCCTGGCTTTACTCTGAATTCGGTGTCAATTTCGTGAAGCGTATGCGTGAGCTGATGCAGGAAAAAGACAGCCTGAACGTCGTATTTGATCAGACGGGTACACCTACTTATGCTGTAGACCTGGCGAATGTAATGCTGACCGTGCTCACCAAGGTATGGAATGAACCGGGTAGTTATGGCGGTGTTTATCATTATAGCAATGAAGGAGTTACCAGCTGGTATGATTTTGCAGTCGCCATCCGGGAATTGACAAATGCCTCCTGCACAGTAGCGCCGATTACTTCCGATAAATATCCGACGCCTGCACAGCGGCCGGCATACAGTGTTTTAAACAAACAGAAGATCAAAGATACTTTCGGTCTGCAGATACCTCACTGGCGTGAAAGCCTGAAAGTGTGTATTCAGCAGTTATAA
- the rfbC gene encoding dTDP-4-dehydrorhamnose 3,5-epimerase has translation MPFTETGIPDLLIYEPRVFNDSRGYFFESYSEQVFKQQGLNLPFVQDNQARSTYGVLRGLHYQQEPYAQTKLIRVLEGKIIDVAVDIRKGSPTYGKVFTIELTAENKLQLLVPKGFAHGYSVLSETAEVMYKVDNFYHKASEGGIIYNDPALNIDWGINLADAIVSEKDVVLPTLENCTHNFVYNPNK, from the coding sequence ATGCCTTTCACTGAAACAGGGATACCTGATTTATTAATATACGAACCACGGGTATTCAATGATAGCCGTGGTTATTTCTTCGAGAGCTACAGCGAACAGGTTTTTAAACAACAGGGACTGAATTTGCCGTTCGTACAGGACAATCAGGCAAGATCTACCTATGGCGTACTGAGAGGTTTACACTACCAGCAGGAACCATATGCGCAGACAAAACTGATCAGGGTACTGGAAGGGAAGATCATCGATGTTGCAGTCGATATCCGCAAGGGCTCTCCTACCTACGGCAAAGTATTCACGATAGAACTCACTGCAGAAAACAAGCTACAGCTATTGGTACCTAAAGGTTTTGCGCATGGCTACTCGGTGTTAAGCGAGACAGCGGAAGTCATGTACAAGGTCGATAACTTCTATCATAAAGCCAGTGAAGGCGGCATTATTTACAATGATCCTGCGCTGAACATTGACTGGGGTATCAACCTGGCAGATGCCATCGTATCTGAAAAAGATGTGGTACTGCCTACGCTTGAAAACTGTACGCATAACTTTGTCTACAATCCTAATAAGTAA
- the rfbB gene encoding dTDP-glucose 4,6-dehydratase, which yields MYNTILITGGAGFIGSHVVRLFVNKYANYRIVNLDALTYAGNLENLKDIKDKSNYTFVKGDITDEAFIDELFATYSFDAVIHLAAESHVDRSIMDPLAFIRTNVLGTATLLNTARKYWKDNYENKLFYHVSTDEVYGSLGEEGFFTEETSYDPRSPYSASKASSDHFVMAYYHTYHLPAIISNCSNNYGSHHFPEKLIPLAIHNIKNNKPVPVYGKGENVRDWLFVEDHARAIDTIFHKGRVGETYNIGGFNEWKNIDLINLLCMIMDKKLGRAPGTSAKLITFVKDRAGHDLRYAIDATKLNKELGWAPSLQFEEGLEKTVEWYLTNEEWLDHVTSGSYQDYYSEQYQKR from the coding sequence ATGTACAACACCATACTCATCACAGGTGGCGCTGGTTTTATTGGCTCTCACGTAGTGAGATTATTTGTGAACAAGTATGCTAATTACCGGATCGTCAATCTGGATGCTTTAACCTACGCTGGCAACCTTGAGAATCTCAAAGACATTAAAGATAAGTCTAACTACACCTTTGTAAAGGGTGATATCACAGACGAGGCATTCATTGACGAACTGTTTGCTACCTACTCATTCGACGCTGTGATCCACCTGGCAGCAGAAAGCCATGTGGACAGGTCTATCATGGACCCACTGGCATTCATCAGAACTAATGTATTAGGTACTGCTACACTGCTGAACACGGCCAGGAAATACTGGAAGGACAATTATGAAAATAAACTGTTCTACCATGTATCCACAGATGAAGTATATGGCAGCCTGGGCGAAGAGGGCTTTTTTACTGAAGAGACCTCCTACGATCCGCGTTCGCCCTATTCTGCTTCAAAAGCAAGCTCTGATCATTTCGTGATGGCGTATTATCACACTTATCACCTGCCTGCTATCATTTCCAACTGTTCTAACAACTACGGCTCACATCATTTCCCGGAAAAACTCATTCCACTGGCCATTCACAATATCAAAAATAACAAGCCGGTACCTGTTTATGGTAAAGGCGAGAATGTGCGTGACTGGTTGTTTGTAGAAGATCACGCCCGGGCGATTGATACCATTTTCCATAAAGGCCGCGTAGGTGAAACCTACAATATCGGCGGTTTCAATGAGTGGAAAAACATCGATCTTATCAACCTGCTGTGTATGATCATGGATAAGAAACTGGGCCGTGCACCTGGTACGTCTGCCAAGCTGATCACTTTTGTGAAAGACCGTGCGGGACATGATCTGCGTTATGCAATTGACGCAACAAAGCTCAATAAGGAACTGGGGTGGGCACCATCCCTTCAGTTTGAGGAAGGGCTTGAAAAAACAGTGGAATGGTACCTCACCAACGAGGAATGGCTTGACCACGTTACCAGTGGTTCCTACCAGGATTATTACAGCGAACAGTATCAAAAGAGATAA
- a CDS encoding UDP-glucuronic acid decarboxylase family protein has product MKRVLITGAAGFLGSHLCDRFIAEGYRVVGMDNLLTGNIKNIEHLFPLPEFEYYHHDVSKFVHVPGELDYILHFASPASPIDYLKMPIQTLKVGSLGTHNLLGLAKEKKARILVASTSEVYGDPNVHPQPEEYWGNVNPVGPRGVYDEAKRFMESITMAYHNFHNVETRIIRIFNTYGPRMRLNDGRALPAFMSQALTGQDLTVFGDGSQTRSFCYVSDLVDGIYRLLLSDYHLPVNIGNPAEITLKEFAEEILELTGSKQKIIYQPLPKDDPKQRKPDITKAQELLGWAPKVDRKEGLKITYEYFKEAFNK; this is encoded by the coding sequence ATGAAAAGAGTTCTGATTACCGGCGCTGCCGGCTTCCTGGGTTCACATCTTTGTGACCGTTTCATTGCTGAAGGATACCGTGTGGTTGGAATGGATAACCTCCTGACCGGCAACATTAAAAATATAGAACACCTGTTTCCGCTACCGGAGTTCGAATATTATCATCACGACGTCAGCAAATTTGTACATGTACCAGGAGAACTGGATTACATCTTACATTTTGCCTCTCCTGCAAGTCCGATCGACTATCTGAAAATGCCTATCCAGACATTGAAAGTAGGCTCACTCGGTACACATAACCTGCTGGGACTTGCCAAAGAGAAAAAAGCACGTATACTCGTTGCTTCTACTTCAGAGGTATATGGCGATCCTAACGTGCATCCGCAACCTGAAGAATACTGGGGAAATGTGAACCCCGTTGGACCTCGTGGCGTGTATGATGAAGCGAAACGCTTCATGGAATCCATCACCATGGCATACCATAATTTTCATAACGTTGAAACCAGGATCATCAGGATATTCAATACCTATGGTCCTCGTATGCGACTCAATGATGGCCGTGCATTACCTGCATTTATGAGTCAGGCACTCACCGGTCAGGACCTGACTGTATTTGGAGACGGTTCTCAAACCCGTTCGTTCTGTTATGTATCTGACCTGGTAGATGGCATTTATCGCTTACTGCTGAGCGATTATCACCTGCCGGTGAACATCGGTAACCCGGCGGAGATCACACTGAAAGAATTCGCAGAAGAGATCCTGGAACTGACAGGCAGCAAGCAAAAGATTATCTATCAGCCACTTCCAAAAGACGATCCGAAACAAAGGAAACCAGATATCACCAAAGCACAGGAATTGCTTGGCTGGGCTCCGAAAGTAGACAGGAAAGAAGGTCTGAAGATCACTTACGAGTACTTTAAAGAAGCTTTCAACAAATAA
- a CDS encoding UDP-glucose dehydrogenase family protein: MKITVVGTGYVGLVTGTCFAETGNDVVCVDIDVNKVNKLSNGQITIYEPGLEKLFERNLKEGRLHFTTSLAEGAKHGEVIFLALPTPPGEDGSADLSYILRVADDLGKIIDDYKVIIDKSTVPVGTAELVQAAIAKHTTQPFDVVSNPEFLREGVAVDDFMKPDRVVIGTRSERARKVMGELFAPFVRQGNPILFMDEKSAELTKYAANSFLATKISFMNEIAILCEKLGADVDMVRRGVGSDDRIGKRFLFPGIGYGGSCFPKDVQALVKSSEDANYNFKILNAVMDVNERQKLFLMPKISAWFDNDLKGKHFALWGLAFKPNTDDIREAPALYMIDALVEAGATVAVFDPEAMANVKRLIGDKVTYAANQYECLTNADALVIATEWSVFRTPDFEKIGNSLNNKLIFDGRNLFDVSRMEELGYHYESVGRAAAKN; encoded by the coding sequence ATGAAAATTACAGTAGTAGGCACAGGTTACGTGGGACTAGTGACCGGCACCTGTTTCGCAGAAACAGGAAATGACGTTGTTTGCGTCGATATTGACGTCAATAAGGTCAATAAGTTGTCAAACGGACAGATCACTATTTATGAGCCGGGACTTGAAAAGCTGTTCGAACGTAACCTAAAGGAAGGGCGTTTACATTTTACCACCAGCCTGGCTGAAGGAGCCAAGCATGGAGAAGTGATATTCCTGGCACTGCCTACTCCTCCTGGAGAAGATGGTTCTGCTGATCTTTCCTATATCCTGCGTGTAGCAGATGATCTGGGTAAGATCATCGATGATTATAAAGTGATTATTGACAAGAGCACAGTGCCGGTAGGTACTGCGGAACTGGTCCAAGCTGCTATTGCAAAACATACAACACAACCGTTTGATGTGGTTTCCAACCCGGAATTCCTGCGCGAGGGGGTGGCTGTAGATGATTTCATGAAACCTGACCGTGTCGTGATCGGTACCCGTTCTGAAAGAGCACGCAAAGTAATGGGCGAACTGTTTGCTCCATTCGTACGCCAGGGTAACCCTATCCTGTTCATGGACGAGAAATCTGCGGAGCTGACTAAATACGCTGCTAACTCATTCCTGGCTACCAAGATCTCATTCATGAATGAAATAGCTATTCTGTGTGAGAAACTGGGTGCGGATGTAGACATGGTGCGCAGAGGCGTAGGTAGCGACGACAGGATCGGTAAACGTTTCCTGTTCCCGGGCATTGGTTATGGAGGTAGCTGCTTCCCTAAAGATGTACAGGCACTCGTAAAATCATCCGAAGATGCTAATTACAACTTCAAGATACTAAATGCTGTGATGGATGTAAATGAGAGACAGAAACTGTTCCTTATGCCAAAGATCAGCGCATGGTTTGATAATGACCTGAAAGGCAAACATTTTGCTCTCTGGGGACTGGCATTCAAGCCTAACACGGATGACATTCGTGAGGCGCCAGCCTTATATATGATTGATGCACTGGTCGAAGCCGGTGCTACAGTTGCTGTATTTGATCCGGAAGCAATGGCTAACGTAAAACGCCTGATCGGCGATAAGGTAACCTATGCTGCTAATCAGTATGAGTGCCTGACCAATGCAGATGCGCTGGTGATCGCAACAGAATGGAGCGTATTCAGAACACCTGATTTTGAAAAAATTGGCAACTCTCTGAATAACAAACTGATCTTCGACGGAAGAAATCTGTTTGACGTATCCAGGATGGAAGAACTTGGGTATCACTACGAAAGCGTAGGACGCGCCGCTGCAAAAAACTAG
- a CDS encoding DegT/DnrJ/EryC1/StrS family aminotransferase, translating to MKIKPQVDAAMTEVLENAAFINGAPVQQFTTALQDYLGVKHVIPCANGTDALQIAMMALDLAPGDEVITPSFTFIATAEVIALLRLKPVFVDVDPKTFCLDPEQVEKAITSKTKAIVPVHLYGHATDMEPIMAISRKYNIPVIEDNAQAIGGHYTFADGTRKMLGAIGQIGCTSFFPSKNLGCYGDGGALFTNDDTLAAKIRMVANHGQSARYYHDVVGVNSRLDTLQAVVLNIKLPLLDEYIKARRAVADAYDAGFAGIPEITTPYRASNSYHVYHQYTLQLNGADRNALQQYLQERQVPAMIYYPVPAHRQKMFADFGGAAFDLPVTDSLTSKVISLPIHTEMDADQLQHIIDSVKSFLNQNSK from the coding sequence TTGAAAATAAAGCCGCAGGTTGATGCTGCGATGACCGAAGTGCTGGAAAATGCAGCTTTTATTAATGGCGCACCTGTACAACAATTCACCACGGCTCTGCAAGATTATCTCGGTGTAAAACATGTGATTCCTTGTGCAAATGGTACCGACGCGTTGCAGATTGCTATGATGGCGTTAGATCTGGCTCCCGGAGACGAGGTCATTACGCCCTCCTTTACCTTTATTGCGACTGCAGAGGTGATTGCGCTGTTACGTCTGAAACCGGTATTTGTCGATGTAGATCCGAAGACGTTCTGTCTTGACCCGGAGCAGGTAGAGAAAGCGATCACTTCCAAAACCAAAGCGATTGTTCCTGTTCACCTGTATGGCCATGCTACAGACATGGAGCCTATCATGGCGATTTCCAGGAAATATAATATCCCTGTTATTGAAGATAATGCACAAGCTATAGGCGGACATTACACGTTTGCTGACGGTACCCGCAAAATGCTGGGCGCTATTGGTCAGATAGGCTGTACCTCCTTCTTCCCGTCCAAAAACCTGGGCTGTTATGGCGATGGTGGTGCACTTTTCACCAATGATGACACGCTGGCCGCAAAGATCAGAATGGTGGCCAACCATGGACAGTCTGCCCGTTATTATCATGACGTAGTGGGCGTTAATTCCCGTCTCGACACATTACAGGCAGTGGTACTGAATATCAAATTACCACTACTGGATGAATATATCAAAGCCCGTCGTGCGGTGGCTGATGCTTATGATGCCGGATTTGCCGGTATTCCCGAGATCACCACTCCATATAGAGCATCCAACAGCTACCACGTATATCATCAGTATACATTACAGCTGAATGGAGCAGACCGTAACGCGTTACAACAATACCTGCAGGAAAGACAGGTACCAGCAATGATTTATTACCCTGTACCTGCACATCGCCAGAAAATGTTCGCAGACTTTGGTGGTGCTGCATTCGATCTCCCCGTTACTGATAGCCTCACATCTAAGGTTATATCCTTACCAATACACACTGAAATGGATGCAGATCAGCTCCAGCACATCATCGATTCAGTTAAATCATTCTTAAATCAAAACTCCAAATGA